Proteins encoded within one genomic window of Paenarthrobacter sp. JL.01a:
- a CDS encoding RNA-binding S4 domain-containing protein — protein sequence MSIPSSSPANVRVDAWLWAIRAYKTRSAATAACRAGHIRINGNPVKASQSVIIGDTIRIRESGWERILEVRRLIAKRVGAEAASHCFTDHTPPRPVAPKLGLPQRDRGAGRPTKKDRRDMEKLRG from the coding sequence ATGAGTATCCCGTCATCATCCCCAGCGAACGTCCGCGTTGATGCCTGGTTGTGGGCCATCCGTGCCTACAAGACGCGCTCCGCGGCTACTGCTGCCTGCCGCGCCGGGCATATCCGGATCAATGGAAACCCCGTGAAGGCCTCCCAAAGCGTGATCATCGGCGACACCATCCGCATCCGCGAGTCCGGCTGGGAACGGATCCTCGAAGTCCGGCGGCTTATCGCAAAACGCGTTGGTGCCGAGGCCGCATCGCACTGCTTCACCGACCACACTCCCCCGCGCCCGGTGGCCCCCAAGCTCGGCCTGCCCCAGCGCGACCGCGGCGCCGGCCGACCCACCAAGAAGGACCGTCGCGACATGGAGAAACTGCGCGGCTGA
- a CDS encoding DUF6318 family protein, translated as MSRVTFAALLSLRGRVVVLTVGAAVLLSGCQGSATPSGSPSETGSTTASPTVSVSVPAASPTSSSSGAYKPADAQGKAQNVPVPVMPELAKENSKAGLEAFIGYWFQELSYAYETGDTARADELSSDTCRLCNDLLSGVAANYSNGRWLIGGQYQTPVVEVFWAPSSPSQSAKVQVLQQQILYMNGDGSAGREPTGETNDAAAFFGVFADGSWSVTDLGVIR; from the coding sequence ATGTCACGCGTTACGTTTGCCGCTTTGTTGTCTTTACGAGGACGGGTGGTGGTGCTCACCGTTGGGGCCGCTGTGCTTCTCAGTGGTTGCCAGGGCTCCGCAACACCCAGCGGCTCCCCTTCCGAGACAGGCTCGACGACGGCGTCACCCACCGTGAGCGTTTCGGTTCCGGCTGCTTCGCCTACTTCGTCCTCGTCCGGTGCCTACAAACCCGCTGATGCGCAGGGGAAGGCACAGAACGTCCCGGTTCCGGTGATGCCTGAGCTGGCCAAGGAGAACTCGAAGGCGGGGTTGGAGGCGTTCATTGGGTACTGGTTTCAGGAGCTGAGTTACGCCTACGAAACCGGCGATACTGCAAGGGCCGACGAGTTGTCTAGCGATACGTGCCGACTGTGCAACGACCTCCTGTCGGGAGTCGCTGCGAACTACTCGAATGGCCGGTGGCTGATCGGCGGGCAGTATCAAACTCCCGTGGTCGAGGTCTTTTGGGCTCCGTCCAGCCCGTCCCAATCAGCAAAAGTTCAGGTTCTGCAGCAGCAGATCCTTTACATGAATGGAGATGGCTCGGCCGGACGGGAGCCAACCGGCGAAACTAATGACGCGGCTGCCTTCTTTGGTGTTTTTGCTGACGGATCTTGGTCCGTAACTGACCTCGGGGTCATCAGGTGA
- a CDS encoding sulfite oxidase, with product MSKNHTKQKAAQAARSGQPTEGPLTHEELLLSGRNHSMPLEALHEDITPAGLHYLLIHFDIPLVSAESWRLRLGGAVHRSLELSLDDIKARPAVTMPVTLECAGNGRSLLQPRPLSQPWVLGAVGTAEWTGAPLAPLLEEAGLARDAVELVFTGADSGIQGGVEEPYARSLSIEEAMHPEVMLAYAMNGQPLPPQHGFPLRLLVPGWYGMASVKWLASIEAVRSRFTGWQQSVAYHYLQGPDGPGLPVSHIRVRSLMVPPGIPDFFTRRRVVDAGPVMLEGRAWSGHGEVERVEVGIDGEWMPAHLEPALGDFAWRRWSMVWVASPGEHVLRCRAMDTSGALQSTEQVWNYQGLGNNMAQRVEVTVR from the coding sequence ATGTCCAAGAATCACACGAAACAAAAGGCTGCACAGGCCGCCAGGTCAGGGCAACCCACCGAAGGCCCCCTGACCCACGAGGAACTTCTGCTCTCGGGGCGGAACCACTCCATGCCCTTGGAAGCCTTGCACGAGGACATCACTCCGGCCGGGCTCCATTACCTGTTGATCCACTTCGACATCCCGCTCGTGTCCGCCGAATCCTGGCGGTTGAGGTTGGGCGGGGCCGTGCACCGCAGCCTGGAGCTGAGCCTCGACGACATCAAGGCCCGGCCCGCCGTCACCATGCCCGTAACTCTTGAATGTGCGGGTAATGGGCGCTCACTGCTCCAACCTCGGCCCCTGAGCCAGCCCTGGGTACTCGGCGCAGTGGGCACGGCCGAGTGGACCGGGGCCCCGTTGGCACCCCTGCTGGAGGAGGCAGGTTTGGCGCGTGACGCCGTCGAACTCGTTTTTACAGGTGCCGACAGCGGCATCCAAGGCGGGGTTGAAGAGCCGTATGCCCGGAGTCTTTCGATCGAAGAGGCCATGCATCCCGAAGTCATGCTGGCCTACGCCATGAACGGCCAACCCTTGCCGCCGCAGCACGGCTTTCCCTTGAGGCTGCTGGTGCCGGGGTGGTACGGGATGGCCAGTGTGAAGTGGCTGGCTTCCATCGAGGCAGTGAGGTCGAGGTTCACAGGTTGGCAGCAGTCCGTGGCTTACCACTACCTGCAGGGGCCAGATGGGCCGGGTCTGCCCGTTTCCCACATCCGGGTTCGTTCACTGATGGTGCCGCCGGGAATACCCGACTTTTTCACGCGCCGCCGCGTCGTGGACGCCGGTCCGGTGATGCTGGAAGGGCGCGCATGGTCCGGTCACGGCGAAGTGGAACGGGTGGAAGTGGGAATCGACGGGGAATGGATGCCCGCGCACCTCGAACCGGCGCTGGGCGACTTCGCATGGCGGCGGTGGTCCATGGTGTGGGTGGCCAGTCCGGGTGAGCATGTGCTGCGGTGCCGGGCGATGGATACGTCGGGCGCGTTGCAGTCGACCGAGCAGGTGTGGAACTACCAAGGACTGGGGAACAACATGGCGCAGCGGGTGGAGGTGACGGTGCGGTAG
- a CDS encoding asparaginase, translating into MTHPKDTDTMPAPKAPAHEAPADEAPAHKAPAPAAHKATAPNHVPLVEVTRDGLVESVHYGSLIALAADGSSIVEAGQPDAPMYPRSSLKPLQAVALLKAGLDIPENLLALTAASHSGAKMHRDGATEILKLHGLTEAALANSTDLPYGVAEREEWLRAGNGPTHITQNCSGKHASMTAVCVINGWPLEGYLHPEHPLQVLVRDTITELTGEEAAAVSTDGCGTPLFAHSLHGMARAYGRLAAADEDTLEGKVAHAMRRFPEMVAGEGRDVTALMRAVPGLLAKDGFEGLQLVGLPDGTGLAVKISDGGDRARMPVTVEVLRRLGVDGGSLDTLQSPPVLGGGLPVGELRAAEFSATNQGQL; encoded by the coding sequence ATGACACACCCGAAGGACACCGACACCATGCCCGCCCCCAAAGCACCGGCACACGAAGCTCCGGCAGACGAAGCTCCGGCGCACAAAGCCCCGGCACCTGCCGCCCACAAAGCGACGGCCCCCAACCACGTCCCCCTGGTCGAAGTGACCCGGGATGGACTGGTGGAAAGCGTCCACTACGGTTCACTGATCGCGCTTGCCGCTGACGGCAGCAGCATCGTCGAAGCCGGCCAGCCCGACGCCCCCATGTACCCGCGTTCAAGCCTGAAGCCATTGCAGGCCGTCGCGCTGCTCAAGGCCGGCCTGGACATCCCCGAAAACCTCCTGGCCCTCACCGCTGCCAGCCATTCCGGCGCGAAAATGCACCGTGACGGCGCCACTGAAATCCTGAAGCTCCACGGTCTCACCGAGGCAGCCCTGGCAAACAGCACGGACCTCCCGTACGGCGTCGCCGAGCGCGAGGAGTGGCTCCGGGCCGGCAACGGCCCTACCCACATCACGCAGAACTGCTCCGGCAAGCACGCCTCGATGACCGCCGTATGCGTCATCAACGGTTGGCCTTTGGAGGGATACTTGCACCCCGAGCACCCGCTGCAGGTGCTGGTCCGCGACACCATCACCGAGCTGACCGGCGAGGAAGCCGCCGCCGTCAGCACGGATGGCTGCGGTACTCCGCTGTTCGCCCACTCGCTGCACGGCATGGCCCGCGCTTATGGCCGTCTGGCCGCCGCGGACGAGGACACCCTCGAAGGCAAGGTGGCGCACGCGATGCGCCGCTTCCCGGAGATGGTGGCCGGCGAAGGCAGGGATGTCACTGCCCTCATGCGCGCCGTCCCCGGGTTGCTCGCTAAGGACGGCTTCGAGGGGCTCCAGCTCGTCGGCCTTCCGGACGGCACCGGGCTGGCGGTCAAGATTTCCGACGGCGGCGACCGCGCCCGCATGCCGGTCACCGTTGAGGTACTCCGCAGATTGGGTGTCGACGGCGGCAGCCTGGACACGCTTCAAAGCCCACCTGTGTTGGGCGGCGGCCTTCCGGTCGGCGAACTCCGCGCAGCAGAATTTTCAGCAACCAACCAAGGACAGCTATGA
- a CDS encoding FadR/GntR family transcriptional regulator, whose protein sequence is MAVTDEAISKIKDMLIRGELKAGDRLPPEKELSERLGLSRSSLREAVKALELIRVLDVRRGDGTYVTSLDAKLLNEAVAFVVDLHQDRSILELFEVRRILEPATAHLAAAKITPEKLLALRATMDGIDENTDVEELVAHDLEFHSIITEAAGNDYLGSLLEALSSSTVRARIWRGLTQEKAVSHTLAEHRAIADALERGDAELVRALVTVHISGVENWLRQAL, encoded by the coding sequence ATGGCTGTGACAGACGAGGCGATCAGCAAGATCAAGGACATGCTGATCCGGGGCGAACTCAAGGCCGGCGATCGGCTTCCGCCGGAGAAGGAACTGAGCGAACGGCTCGGCCTGTCCAGAAGCTCGCTGCGCGAAGCGGTGAAGGCCCTGGAGCTGATCCGGGTGCTGGATGTGCGCCGCGGTGACGGAACCTACGTGACCAGCCTCGACGCCAAACTTCTCAACGAGGCCGTAGCGTTCGTGGTGGATCTGCACCAGGACCGCTCCATCCTGGAGCTCTTCGAGGTCCGACGAATCCTTGAACCCGCCACGGCCCACCTCGCGGCGGCGAAGATCACCCCGGAAAAACTCCTGGCCCTGCGCGCAACGATGGACGGAATCGACGAGAACACGGACGTTGAGGAACTCGTCGCCCACGACCTCGAATTCCACAGCATCATCACCGAAGCCGCCGGGAACGACTACTTGGGCAGCCTCCTGGAAGCCCTGTCCAGCAGCACTGTCCGGGCGCGGATCTGGCGTGGGCTGACCCAGGAAAAGGCTGTGTCACACACCTTGGCGGAGCATCGGGCCATCGCGGACGCACTGGAGCGCGGGGACGCGGAGCTGGTCCGCGCGCTGGTCACTGTGCACATCAGTGGCGTGGAGAACTGGCTGCGCCAAGCTCTTTAG
- the aspA gene encoding aspartate ammonia-lyase produces the protein MTTVDQAIPLRSEHDLLGDRDVPADAYWGVHTLRAIENFPITGQPLSTNKHLVRGLAAVKQAAARTNHELGLLDSERANAIEQACQDILDGKLQEQFMVDVIQGGAGTSSNMNANEVIANRALEILGHPKGDYSKLHPNDHVNLSQSTNDVYPTAVNLATIFSVKELLAALEELEEAFAEKGREFRTVVKMGRTQLQDAVPMTLGQEFGGYAVTIGEDRARLDESHMLIHEINLGATAIGTGLNAPVGYAEAACRHLAEITGLPLLTAADLIEATQDVGAFVHLSGVLKRVAVKLSKICNDLRLLSSGPRAGLGEINLPAVQSGSSIMPGKINPVIPEVVSQVAYEVIGNDVTVTMAAEAGQLQLNAFEPIIVHSLHKSISHLEAACRTLTARCVRGITANTERLRLTVEQSIGLVTALNPHIGYASATAIAQEALATGKGVAELVLEHGLLTAAQLEELLSPERLANLSK, from the coding sequence ATGACCACCGTCGATCAGGCGATCCCCCTCCGTTCCGAACACGACCTCCTGGGCGACCGCGATGTACCTGCGGACGCTTACTGGGGCGTCCACACACTGCGAGCCATCGAGAACTTCCCCATCACCGGGCAGCCGCTCTCCACCAACAAGCACCTGGTCCGCGGACTGGCTGCAGTGAAGCAGGCAGCCGCCCGAACCAACCACGAACTCGGCCTCCTGGACTCAGAACGCGCCAATGCCATTGAGCAGGCCTGCCAGGACATCCTGGATGGCAAACTGCAGGAACAGTTCATGGTGGACGTGATCCAGGGCGGAGCCGGCACCAGCTCCAACATGAACGCCAACGAGGTCATCGCCAACCGTGCACTGGAGATCCTGGGACACCCCAAGGGCGACTACTCCAAGCTGCACCCGAACGACCACGTGAACCTGAGCCAGTCCACCAACGACGTCTACCCGACGGCGGTCAACCTCGCCACGATCTTCTCCGTGAAGGAACTCCTTGCGGCGCTGGAGGAACTCGAAGAGGCCTTCGCCGAGAAGGGCCGCGAGTTCCGCACCGTCGTGAAGATGGGCCGTACGCAGCTTCAGGACGCCGTTCCGATGACCTTGGGCCAGGAGTTCGGGGGCTACGCCGTCACCATCGGCGAGGACCGTGCCCGTTTGGACGAGTCCCACATGCTGATCCACGAGATCAACCTTGGTGCCACGGCCATCGGCACCGGACTGAACGCCCCGGTGGGCTACGCGGAAGCTGCCTGCCGCCACCTGGCCGAAATCACCGGCCTGCCGCTGCTCACTGCCGCCGACCTCATCGAGGCCACCCAGGACGTGGGAGCGTTTGTCCACCTCTCCGGTGTACTGAAGCGGGTGGCCGTGAAGCTTTCCAAGATTTGCAACGACCTTCGCCTGCTGTCCTCCGGACCGCGCGCGGGATTGGGCGAGATCAACCTTCCGGCCGTGCAGTCCGGTTCGTCGATCATGCCCGGCAAGATCAATCCGGTGATCCCGGAAGTGGTCAGCCAAGTGGCGTACGAAGTCATCGGCAACGATGTCACAGTCACCATGGCCGCGGAGGCAGGCCAGCTTCAGCTGAATGCCTTCGAACCGATCATTGTGCACAGCCTGCACAAGAGCATCTCCCACCTGGAAGCAGCGTGCCGCACCCTTACGGCACGCTGCGTCCGGGGCATCACCGCAAACACCGAACGGCTACGGCTTACCGTGGAGCAGTCGATCGGTCTCGTCACGGCATTGAACCCCCACATCGGTTACGCCTCCGCCACCGCCATTGCCCAGGAGGCGCTGGCAACGGGCAAGGGTGTGGCAGAACTTGTTTTGGAGCACGGCCTATTGACCGCTGCCCAGCTCGAAGAATTGCTCAGTCCAGAACGTCTGGCCAACCTGAGCAAATAG
- a CDS encoding DUF3817 domain-containing protein has product MQPRALFRTVAFAEAVTWTLLLIGLFLKYVTRTTDVGVSIAGGIHGFVFLCYAATAAFTWINQKWSLRTGLLAICSAVIPYATVPMEKSLDRRGLLAGGWRLAAGGESPQGGFEKAQAWVLRNPILAVVVTLVAVGVVFSFLLFMGPPGTWFS; this is encoded by the coding sequence ATGCAACCCCGCGCCTTGTTTCGTACCGTCGCTTTTGCCGAGGCCGTGACATGGACGTTGTTGCTGATCGGGTTGTTCCTTAAGTACGTCACCCGGACCACCGATGTGGGCGTGAGCATCGCCGGAGGCATCCACGGCTTTGTTTTTCTTTGCTACGCAGCGACGGCAGCCTTTACCTGGATCAACCAGAAGTGGTCCCTACGCACGGGCCTCCTTGCCATCTGCTCGGCTGTGATTCCGTATGCCACCGTCCCAATGGAAAAGTCGCTGGATCGACGAGGACTCCTTGCCGGCGGGTGGCGCTTGGCCGCCGGAGGTGAATCGCCGCAGGGAGGGTTTGAAAAGGCCCAGGCTTGGGTGCTGCGGAATCCGATCCTTGCTGTTGTGGTGACTTTGGTTGCCGTGGGGGTTGTGTTCAGCTTCCTGCTGTTCATGGGCCCTCCGGGGACCTGGTTCTCCTAA
- a CDS encoding PKD domain-containing protein — MKAPKAVTNPTFTDWQPVDGKPACLYDAEPQNVLADIAARILTDFRQLPVNPGTLQAQPLPHTLKGAPTNLYTSTTEQSFNVTILGQTVHLTAIPTSYTYTFGDGTTLGPTPATGYSIPQSEWLTTDTRTSHAYTDTGNYPASVTTTFTGTYSVNNGPPLPINGTLNLTTPPITIQVWKTERALVADTCEQNPQSWGCPGTEPQ; from the coding sequence TTGAAAGCACCGAAAGCCGTCACTAACCCGACCTTCACCGATTGGCAGCCTGTCGACGGTAAACCCGCGTGCCTCTATGATGCAGAGCCGCAGAACGTCCTGGCCGACATCGCCGCCCGCATCCTCACCGACTTCCGGCAACTCCCCGTCAACCCCGGAACCCTCCAAGCCCAGCCCCTCCCCCACACCCTCAAAGGCGCACCCACCAACCTCTACACCAGCACAACCGAGCAAAGCTTCAACGTCACCATCCTCGGCCAAACAGTCCACCTCACCGCCATACCGACCAGCTACACCTACACCTTCGGCGACGGCACCACCCTCGGACCAACCCCCGCCACCGGCTACTCAATCCCCCAAAGCGAATGGCTCACCACCGACACCCGCACCAGCCACGCCTACACAGACACCGGCAACTACCCGGCATCAGTCACCACCACCTTCACCGGCACCTACTCCGTCAACAACGGCCCACCCCTGCCCATCAACGGAACCCTGAACCTAACCACCCCGCCCATCACCATCCAAGTCTGGAAAACAGAACGAGCCCTCGTCGCCGACACCTGCGAACAAAACCCCCAATCCTGGGGCTGCCCCGGCACAGAACCCCAGTAG
- a CDS encoding aldo/keto reductase: MSLNELRTLGRTGALISPLTLGTLNFGTGAAPTGPAESIRIIKAALDAGITSVDTADIYSQGESETVVGQAIHSRRDDVFLATKFHGQMGSNPAHAGNSRRWIVRAVEDSLRRLNTDRIDLYQAHRPDYNTDLLETITALNDLIRQGKILYYGTSVFSPAQLVEAQWIANTNHLTPPVVDQVPYSLLVRANERDVLPITQQYGVGVLSYGPLDGGWLAGGYRVGAGQPESSRFSALPGRFDVTAPFNQGKLHAADALAQLAARHGLTLIQLAVAFALNHPAVTSVIIGPRTEEHLTDYLKAADMVLSEAILDEIDDIVAPAVNFLERDAGTVAPHLEYPELRRR; this comes from the coding sequence ATGAGCCTCAACGAGCTACGAACGCTTGGACGCACTGGCGCCCTGATCAGCCCGCTCACGCTGGGTACCCTGAACTTCGGCACCGGCGCCGCTCCCACGGGTCCGGCAGAAAGCATCCGGATCATCAAGGCCGCCCTCGACGCAGGGATCACCAGCGTCGACACAGCCGACATCTACTCCCAGGGCGAGTCCGAAACCGTGGTCGGCCAGGCCATTCACAGCCGCCGCGACGACGTCTTCCTCGCCACCAAGTTCCACGGCCAAATGGGCTCCAACCCCGCGCACGCCGGCAACTCCCGGCGCTGGATAGTCCGTGCCGTCGAGGACAGTCTGCGACGACTGAACACCGACAGGATCGACCTCTACCAGGCGCACCGTCCGGACTACAACACCGACCTGCTGGAAACCATTACCGCCCTCAACGACCTCATCCGCCAGGGCAAGATCCTGTACTACGGCACTTCCGTGTTCAGCCCTGCCCAGCTGGTCGAAGCCCAGTGGATCGCCAACACCAACCATCTGACCCCGCCGGTAGTGGACCAGGTTCCCTATTCGCTCCTGGTGCGTGCCAACGAACGCGACGTCCTGCCCATCACCCAGCAGTACGGCGTCGGGGTTTTGAGTTACGGACCGCTCGACGGCGGCTGGCTCGCCGGCGGCTACCGCGTCGGGGCCGGGCAGCCCGAGAGCTCGCGCTTCTCCGCGCTTCCCGGCCGGTTCGACGTGACCGCGCCCTTCAACCAAGGCAAGCTGCACGCAGCAGACGCGCTGGCACAGCTCGCAGCACGTCACGGCCTGACCCTCATTCAGCTGGCGGTTGCTTTTGCGTTGAACCACCCCGCGGTGACCAGCGTGATTATCGGACCGCGGACAGAGGAGCACCTGACGGATTACCTGAAGGCGGCTGATATGGTGCTCAGCGAAGCAATCCTCGATGAGATCGACGACATCGTGGCGCCGGCCGTCAACTTCCTGGAGCGCGACGCCGGCACCGTAGCACCCCACCTCGAGTACCCAGAACTACGACGCCGGTAG
- a CDS encoding flavin reductase family protein, with protein sequence MTQTTVEETAAIKAAFAQFPSGVAAFSAMVDFTPEALVASSFTVGVSLEPPLVMFAVQNSSTTWPRLRQAQRLGVSVLAEGQEAHALQLASKTRDRFAGLDTSVSDSGAVLIDGAVLGFECEIVSETPAGDHAIVVLEVKATNVNLESKPLIYHGAAFRQLAA encoded by the coding sequence ATGACACAGACCACAGTGGAAGAAACGGCGGCCATCAAGGCGGCCTTTGCGCAGTTCCCGTCGGGAGTGGCAGCCTTCAGTGCGATGGTTGACTTCACACCGGAAGCCCTGGTGGCATCGTCCTTCACAGTGGGTGTCTCACTGGAGCCGCCGCTGGTCATGTTCGCGGTCCAGAACTCGTCCACCACCTGGCCCAGGTTGCGCCAGGCCCAGCGGCTTGGCGTTTCGGTCCTCGCGGAAGGACAGGAGGCCCACGCCCTCCAGCTGGCGTCGAAAACGCGGGACCGCTTCGCCGGACTCGATACCAGCGTCAGCGACTCAGGTGCCGTCCTGATCGATGGTGCCGTGCTGGGCTTCGAATGCGAAATCGTCTCTGAGACTCCTGCCGGCGATCACGCGATAGTTGTTCTTGAGGTCAAGGCAACCAACGTCAACCTTGAGTCCAAGCCCCTGATCTACCACGGCGCCGCATTCCGTCAGTTGGCTGCATAG
- a CDS encoding amino acid permease, with product MTNPITDHTVPAQAHASEKALHKEDSGYHKDLKPRQIQMIAIGGAIGTGLFLGAGGRLNAAGPSLVIAYAVCGFFAFLILRALGELVLHRPSSGSFVSYAREFYGEKAAFVSGWFYWINWATTTIVDITAAALYMNFFGKYVPWMGAVPQWAWALIALVVVLSLNLVSVKVFGEMEFWFALIKVAALVAFLLVGTYFVIFGTPVDGQTVGFSLISDNGGIFPNGILPMIILMQGVLFAYASIELVGTAAGETKEPEKIMPKAINSVVFRIAVFYVGSVILLALLLPYTSYQKGVSPFVTFFGSIGVQGVDVIMNLVVLTAALSSLNAGLYSTGRILRSMSVAGSAPKFAQRMNKAGVPYGGIAITAGVSLLGVPLNYLVPSDAFEIVLNVASVGIIVTWATIVLCQMQLKRWSDKGWVKRPSFRLFGAPYTGWLSLLFLAGVLVMVFIESPLTMLVTAIACALMVWGWFLCRKQIHELAATRDGYTGSAPVIANRPLPGGGDK from the coding sequence ATGACCAATCCAATCACTGACCACACGGTTCCGGCCCAAGCGCACGCCAGTGAGAAAGCCCTCCACAAAGAGGACTCCGGCTACCACAAGGACCTTAAGCCCCGGCAGATCCAGATGATCGCTATCGGTGGCGCCATCGGCACCGGCCTGTTCCTTGGCGCAGGTGGCCGCCTTAACGCAGCCGGCCCTTCCCTGGTGATCGCGTACGCCGTCTGTGGTTTCTTCGCTTTCCTGATCCTCCGCGCACTGGGCGAACTGGTGCTGCACCGCCCCTCGTCCGGATCGTTCGTCTCCTACGCCCGTGAGTTCTACGGCGAGAAGGCGGCCTTCGTCTCGGGCTGGTTCTACTGGATCAACTGGGCCACCACCACCATCGTGGACATCACGGCCGCAGCCCTCTACATGAACTTCTTCGGCAAATACGTGCCGTGGATGGGCGCCGTGCCGCAATGGGCGTGGGCCCTCATCGCCTTGGTAGTGGTGCTGAGCCTGAACCTGGTCTCCGTCAAGGTCTTCGGCGAGATGGAGTTCTGGTTCGCGCTGATCAAGGTTGCTGCCCTGGTGGCCTTCCTGCTCGTGGGCACCTACTTCGTCATCTTCGGCACCCCGGTTGATGGCCAAACAGTCGGCTTCAGCCTGATCTCGGACAACGGCGGCATTTTCCCTAACGGCATCCTCCCCATGATCATCCTCATGCAGGGTGTCCTGTTCGCGTACGCTTCCATCGAACTCGTGGGTACCGCGGCGGGCGAGACCAAGGAACCCGAGAAGATCATGCCCAAGGCCATCAACTCCGTGGTCTTCCGTATCGCAGTCTTCTACGTCGGCTCGGTCATCCTGCTGGCGCTGTTGCTCCCGTACACCTCGTACCAGAAGGGCGTCAGCCCGTTCGTGACGTTCTTCGGATCCATCGGCGTCCAGGGCGTTGACGTGATCATGAACCTCGTGGTCCTCACCGCCGCACTGTCCTCCTTGAACGCCGGCCTGTACTCCACGGGCCGTATCCTCCGCTCCATGTCCGTGGCCGGTTCTGCTCCGAAGTTCGCACAGCGCATGAACAAGGCCGGCGTCCCCTACGGTGGCATCGCGATCACTGCCGGTGTTTCCCTGCTCGGCGTTCCGCTGAACTACCTTGTCCCGTCCGACGCGTTCGAGATCGTCCTGAACGTCGCATCCGTCGGCATCATCGTTACGTGGGCCACCATCGTCCTGTGCCAGATGCAGCTCAAGCGCTGGTCGGATAAGGGCTGGGTCAAGCGCCCGTCCTTCCGCCTCTTCGGCGCCCCGTACACCGGTTGGTTATCGCTGCTCTTCCTTGCCGGCGTCCTGGTGATGGTGTTCATTGAGTCGCCGCTCACCATGCTGGTCACCGCGATCGCCTGCGCGCTGATGGTCTGGGGCTGGTTCCTGTGCCGCAAGCAGATCCACGAGCTCGCTGCCACCCGCGATGGCTATACCGGCAGCGCTCCGGTGATCGCCAACCGTCCGCTGCCTGGCGGCGGCGACAAGTAA
- a CDS encoding FadR/GntR family transcriptional regulator, which translates to MNLSDSRTAGQPESQSGRPAHMPISRISAAEAVFAALRRAIEGGQFDIGTKLSSEATLAAQYGVSRSVIREALRSCNTLGLTVTKTGKGTFIVANKVANDLTLGQYSARDLNEARPHIEIPAAGLAAERRTEEELEHLKDIIQEMLNENDPEAWVNLDASFHSAVARASGNRVFASVVSDIREALAHQSETLNLVADRQHRSDEEHVAILDAIEAGDSHAASKAMAAHLQAVSVALDTILSK; encoded by the coding sequence GTGAACCTGTCAGACAGCCGGACAGCCGGACAACCGGAGTCCCAGAGCGGCCGCCCAGCGCATATGCCTATTTCGCGGATTTCCGCGGCTGAGGCCGTCTTTGCCGCACTCCGCCGGGCCATCGAAGGCGGACAGTTCGACATCGGCACCAAGCTGAGTTCTGAAGCGACCCTGGCTGCCCAGTATGGCGTCAGCCGTTCAGTGATCAGGGAAGCGCTGAGGTCTTGCAATACCTTGGGCCTCACTGTCACCAAAACCGGCAAGGGCACTTTCATTGTGGCCAACAAGGTTGCTAATGACCTTACCTTGGGCCAGTACAGCGCGCGCGATCTTAACGAAGCACGTCCTCACATCGAGATCCCGGCTGCCGGCCTGGCGGCTGAGAGAAGGACGGAAGAAGAGCTTGAGCACCTGAAGGACATCATCCAGGAAATGCTCAACGAGAACGACCCCGAAGCCTGGGTAAACCTGGATGCCAGTTTCCACTCGGCCGTTGCGCGGGCCAGTGGGAACCGGGTGTTCGCGAGCGTGGTGTCGGACATCCGCGAAGCGTTGGCCCACCAGTCCGAAACCTTGAACCTCGTCGCTGACCGGCAACACCGTTCGGACGAGGAACACGTCGCCATCCTCGACGCCATCGAGGCGGGCGACTCCCACGCCGCAAGCAAGGCGATGGCCGCCCACCTGCAGGCCGTCAGCGTGGCACTGGACACAATCCTCAGCAAATGA